Proteins co-encoded in one Spirosoma endbachense genomic window:
- a CDS encoding ABC transporter permease, translating into MAWRDSRRSRQRLLLFMSAIVLGIAALVAINSFGDNLARSIDDQARELLGADLTLSWTRPPSAKTLQLVKTMGRDRAYEVSFASLVSIPKTGGVRLAQIKGLQGNFPYYGTWEVAPASAIQTFRQAQSRIALVDDGLLVQLGAQPGDSVKVGKLSFLIAGRVTKTPGQAAIAATVAPTVFIPSQFLASTGLLERGSRVAYKYYYQFAPGTDVSAYIKKYATKLDKEGVNIDTVADRKRQTGRSFADLTKYMSLVAFVALLLGCVGVASAVQLYVKEKITSVAILRTLGASGRQALLIYLFQTALMGLIGATVGALVGSAVQLVLPQVFGRFLPVAVDTTLSAPAILGGIGTGLLISVLFALLPLLAIRNVSPLRTLRTSYEDDLSGRDPWRWLVYLLVIGFIVGFAYLQTKNLMLAIGFTGGLTVAFGILTVLGLGLIWLVRKFFPTSWSYVWRQSLANLYRPNNQTLILVTAIGLGAFLIATLYLTQGLLLGRVELSGSGNQPNMVLFDIQKEQVAGVRALVNQQKLPVLQDVPVVTMRLTDVNGKTPESAKKDTTLKTPNWAFTREYRVTYRDSLISSEKQVSGKVPYQANGNIYVSIEKDFLDRLHVKLGDTLNFNVQGMLIPAIVGGTREVEWNRVQTNFLVVFPSGVLEQAPQFHVLMTRVPDSRTSAILQRGLVSQFPNVSAIDLGLILKTVDEILDQISFVIQFMALFSILTGLLVLGSSVVISKYQRLRESVLLRTLGASRNQILRITALEYGLLGLLAALSGILLSILGTWALAQFVFEVPYRPNAVPLIIVASIVTILTVLIGLFNSREVLVRPPLDVLRSEV; encoded by the coding sequence ATGGCCTGGCGCGATAGTCGCCGGAGTCGGCAGCGGTTGCTCCTGTTTATGTCGGCCATTGTGCTGGGTATTGCGGCTTTGGTTGCTATCAACTCCTTTGGCGATAATCTGGCCCGTAGTATCGACGATCAGGCTCGTGAACTGCTCGGCGCTGACCTGACACTCTCCTGGACGCGTCCGCCTTCGGCCAAAACCCTGCAATTGGTTAAAACGATGGGTCGCGACCGGGCCTATGAAGTTTCGTTTGCGTCACTGGTATCGATTCCTAAAACGGGCGGTGTTCGACTGGCCCAGATAAAAGGTCTGCAAGGTAATTTTCCGTACTACGGAACCTGGGAAGTAGCACCTGCTTCAGCTATTCAGACATTCCGACAGGCGCAAAGCCGTATTGCTCTGGTAGATGATGGCTTACTGGTTCAACTTGGTGCCCAGCCAGGCGATTCGGTGAAGGTTGGTAAACTATCGTTTCTGATTGCGGGCCGGGTTACCAAAACACCGGGACAGGCGGCCATTGCCGCTACGGTTGCGCCGACGGTATTTATTCCAAGTCAGTTTCTGGCCAGTACGGGGTTGCTGGAGCGCGGTAGCCGGGTAGCCTACAAATACTACTACCAGTTTGCGCCCGGCACCGATGTGTCGGCATACATCAAGAAATATGCAACAAAACTGGATAAGGAAGGCGTCAACATCGACACCGTTGCTGATCGTAAACGTCAGACAGGTCGTTCGTTTGCCGATCTGACCAAATACATGAGTCTGGTTGCGTTTGTGGCGTTGTTGCTTGGTTGCGTAGGGGTTGCCAGTGCAGTGCAATTGTATGTTAAGGAAAAGATTACATCGGTAGCAATCCTGCGAACACTTGGGGCCAGCGGACGACAGGCCTTGCTGATTTATTTGTTCCAGACCGCCCTGATGGGGTTGATTGGGGCAACAGTTGGGGCTCTGGTTGGCTCGGCAGTACAGCTGGTATTGCCGCAGGTGTTCGGCCGGTTTTTGCCGGTTGCTGTCGATACCACGTTATCGGCTCCGGCCATACTGGGTGGCATCGGTACAGGATTACTTATTTCCGTGTTGTTTGCTCTTCTGCCCTTGCTGGCGATTCGGAATGTGTCGCCCCTGCGAACCCTCCGAACGTCTTATGAAGATGATTTGAGTGGTCGTGATCCGTGGCGATGGCTGGTATACCTGCTTGTTATCGGATTCATCGTTGGATTCGCCTATTTACAGACGAAAAACCTGATGCTGGCTATTGGTTTTACCGGTGGACTAACCGTGGCGTTTGGCATCCTGACCGTGCTTGGTTTGGGATTGATCTGGCTCGTTCGGAAGTTTTTTCCAACCTCGTGGAGTTACGTCTGGCGGCAGAGTCTGGCCAATTTATACCGACCCAATAACCAGACGTTAATTCTGGTGACGGCCATTGGTCTGGGTGCCTTCCTGATCGCAACACTCTACCTGACGCAGGGGTTACTACTCGGCCGGGTCGAACTATCGGGTAGCGGCAATCAACCGAATATGGTTCTGTTCGATATTCAGAAGGAGCAGGTCGCGGGCGTGCGTGCGCTGGTTAACCAGCAGAAATTGCCGGTTTTGCAGGATGTGCCTGTCGTGACCATGCGCCTAACGGACGTTAATGGAAAAACGCCTGAATCCGCTAAAAAAGATACTACCCTAAAAACACCCAACTGGGCATTCACCCGCGAATATCGGGTTACGTATCGTGATTCATTGATTTCATCGGAGAAACAGGTTTCCGGTAAAGTACCTTATCAGGCCAATGGCAACATCTATGTCTCCATCGAGAAAGATTTTCTGGATCGGTTGCACGTGAAGCTCGGCGATACGCTCAATTTCAATGTGCAGGGTATGCTGATACCGGCCATTGTTGGCGGAACGCGGGAGGTAGAATGGAATCGGGTACAGACTAATTTTCTGGTTGTATTTCCTTCGGGCGTGCTCGAACAGGCTCCTCAGTTTCACGTCCTGATGACACGTGTACCCGACAGTCGGACCTCGGCTATACTACAACGCGGCCTGGTCAGTCAGTTTCCGAATGTTTCCGCTATTGATCTTGGGTTAATCTTAAAAACGGTAGACGAAATTCTGGATCAGATTTCATTCGTCATTCAGTTTATGGCCCTCTTTAGTATCCTGACTGGTTTGCTGGTACTGGGTAGTTCGGTGGTTATCAGCAAATACCAGCGATTGCGCGAAAGTGTCCTGCTTCGAACGCTCGGGGCCAGCCGCAATCAGATTCTGCGCATTACCGCGCTTGAATATGGTCTGCTTGGTCTGCTGGCCGCGCTGTCGGGCATTCTTTTGTCGATACTCGGTACCTGGGCGTTGGCCCAATTTGTGTTCGAGGTGCCGTATCGACCCAATGCGGTACCGTTGATCATTGTCGCTTCTATCGTAACGATTCTGACCGTATTGATCGGTCTTTTCAACAGTCGCGAGGTATTGGTACGCCCACCGTTAGATGTTTTGCGCTCGGAAGTGTGA
- a CDS encoding ABC transporter ATP-binding protein, with protein MSILHVENLTKTYQSGGRELTVLHGVNFTLEPGDTFSIVGPSGSGKTTLLGLCAGLDRASSGSVYLNDIRLDTLSEDQRAAIRNQYVGFIFQNFQLLPTLTALENVMVPLELRGEKGAQKTAQALLERVGLGQRGHHYPTQLSGGEQQRVSLARAFANRPKLLFADEPTGNLDADTSATVVDLLFKLNREAGTTLVLVTHDLELAARTQRVIRIKGGTVVSDSLQLVNE; from the coding sequence ATGAGTATTCTACACGTCGAAAATCTTACAAAAACCTATCAAAGTGGTGGCCGGGAACTAACGGTTCTGCATGGCGTCAACTTTACGCTCGAACCGGGCGATACGTTTTCCATTGTTGGCCCATCGGGTAGTGGCAAAACCACCTTACTTGGGCTTTGTGCGGGATTAGACCGTGCTTCGTCGGGGAGTGTCTATCTGAACGATATTCGGTTGGATACGCTCTCGGAAGACCAGCGGGCGGCTATCAGGAACCAGTACGTCGGATTTATCTTCCAGAATTTTCAGCTTCTGCCTACCCTTACGGCCCTTGAAAACGTAATGGTGCCGCTGGAGCTGAGGGGCGAAAAAGGAGCACAGAAAACCGCCCAGGCCCTTCTGGAACGAGTTGGTTTGGGCCAGCGCGGGCATCACTATCCCACTCAACTCTCAGGTGGTGAGCAACAACGGGTTTCGCTCGCCCGTGCCTTTGCGAATCGGCCTAAACTGCTGTTTGCCGATGAACCCACCGGTAACCTCGACGCCGACACCAGCGCGACGGTTGTCGATCTACTCTTTAAGCTGAATCGTGAAGCAGGCACAACACTGGTTCTAGTCACACACGATTTGGAGTTAGCTGCCCGCACCCAGCGGGTTATTCGCATAAAAGGAGGCACCGTTGTCTCTGATTCGCTCCAATTAGTAAATGAGTGA
- a CDS encoding arylesterase produces MKFLHIRQTSYSVISGLMLLLTAWGCGSSDSKTESASTTSASKSAETKSATTAKKPIVLFYGNSLTAGYGVEPSQAFPALVGQKIDSAGLNYQVVNAGLSGETTAGGKSRISWVMRQPVAIFVLELGGNDGLRGIPLKSTRQNLQAIIDTVRLKSPQATIVLAGMQIPPNLGTDYTREFRGLFKELADKNKLVLIPFLLEGVGGIPKLNQPDGIHPTPAGHKIVAETVWKVLQPVLQ; encoded by the coding sequence ATGAAGTTCTTACACATTCGCCAAACGTCGTATTCTGTGATAAGCGGCCTGATGCTGCTCTTAACGGCGTGGGGATGCGGATCGTCTGACTCAAAAACTGAATCAGCATCGACCACCAGTGCCTCGAAATCCGCTGAAACCAAATCAGCGACAACCGCTAAAAAACCAATCGTATTGTTCTATGGCAATAGCCTGACCGCAGGCTACGGTGTTGAGCCATCGCAGGCATTCCCGGCATTGGTAGGCCAGAAAATAGACTCCGCCGGGCTGAACTACCAGGTTGTCAATGCCGGGCTCAGTGGCGAAACAACAGCGGGTGGCAAAAGTCGCATCAGTTGGGTTATGCGACAGCCCGTTGCCATATTTGTACTTGAACTGGGTGGCAATGACGGACTTAGAGGCATTCCGCTCAAATCGACCCGGCAAAATCTGCAAGCCATTATCGACACCGTTCGGCTGAAAAGCCCACAGGCAACCATCGTGCTGGCCGGTATGCAGATTCCACCCAATCTGGGCACCGATTATACGCGGGAATTCAGAGGTTTATTTAAAGAACTGGCGGATAAGAACAAACTGGTTCTGATCCCGTTCCTGCTCGAAGGAGTTGGCGGTATACCGAAACTTAATCAACCCGATGGCATCCACCCTACCCCAGCCGGTCATAAAATCGTGGCCGAAACGGTATGGAAGGTATTGCAGCCGGTATTGCAGTAA
- the tamL gene encoding translocation and assembly module lipoprotein TamL, with amino-acid sequence MVYLFKIIIGFIGNRILAATGTARRLNGFPTRSANRKRLAWHRVQRGHSSLFSVGILIAMTCLLNACNIGKHLPAKERLYAGTDINIKADSTISKDNQKAIQEQLAGLARPKPNKQLFGFPYKVGLYYLFGEPKKPKGFRSWFRRKFGEEPVLASAKAITSNIPIWKATLQNDGYFGSEVTGELKESGYKARGVYEVDVKPRYSIDSVAFLVDSTPVRKALWASARRTVIKKGSPYSFDNIKLERERISQALKQRGFYYFLPDYVAVIADNDSSIHRTKLYFAIKPEIPAAAGVPYSIRNVFIYPNYNLSTARQDTNKLQAYQSEEQFHIVDSTRRFDPRLFRDIMAVQPGRRYNSRAQDLTLSRFINVGAFKFVRNRFDPAQQGDSAVLDVHYYLTPYPTKSVRLEIDGTSRSNNFNGTQAILSWRNRNYFKRAELLTLNANAGIEFQVGGGAQSITNYRFGADALLSFPRLVSPVRFRYDQRQALPKTNVTLGYQLIRRGGLYDLNSFQTTFGYVWRQNQQIEHVFQPFNITYVRPSNISTAFIDSAANNPFVFRQYYAIQNSKQLILSTLYTFNYNSSPRSASPTTFRLSANIEPAGNLANVLFDKRDDNGDQIIFGVPFAQFVRVDVDARLYRKLSKNVTWANRIFAGLGATYGNSKGMQLPLTKQYFVGGPNSIRAFRSRAIGPGLFTRDTLRELQLFQDGGGDIKLEANTEIRAKFTKFLEGAIFVDAGNVWTFSNNDILGAEAQAKFSPEFYRQIAIGTGIGLRLDLSYFLIRFDLATPLRKPYKTDGSEWVINQINFRDSEWRKQNIVFNIAVGYPF; translated from the coding sequence ATGGTGTATTTGTTCAAAATTATAATTGGGTTTATTGGGAATCGTATCCTTGCTGCAACAGGCACCGCCCGGCGGCTCAACGGGTTTCCGACCCGTAGTGCCAATAGGAAAAGGCTGGCGTGGCATCGGGTACAGAGAGGGCATTCATCGCTTTTTTCGGTTGGTATCCTGATCGCCATGACGTGCCTGCTCAATGCCTGTAATATTGGAAAGCATTTGCCAGCCAAAGAACGCCTTTATGCAGGAACGGATATCAACATAAAGGCAGATTCGACCATTTCTAAAGATAATCAAAAGGCAATTCAGGAGCAGCTGGCCGGATTGGCTCGCCCAAAACCAAACAAGCAACTATTCGGATTCCCGTATAAAGTTGGTCTCTATTATCTGTTTGGAGAGCCTAAAAAACCGAAAGGGTTCCGGTCCTGGTTTCGGCGGAAATTTGGCGAAGAACCCGTTTTGGCCAGCGCCAAAGCGATTACATCCAACATACCCATCTGGAAAGCTACCTTACAAAATGACGGATACTTTGGCTCGGAGGTAACCGGTGAATTAAAGGAAAGTGGCTACAAGGCGCGGGGTGTTTATGAGGTCGATGTGAAGCCGCGTTATTCTATTGATTCGGTTGCCTTTCTGGTCGATTCGACGCCGGTTCGAAAAGCGCTGTGGGCATCGGCTCGCCGGACAGTTATTAAAAAAGGCAGCCCGTATAGCTTCGATAACATTAAACTGGAGCGGGAGCGTATTAGCCAGGCGCTTAAACAACGGGGGTTTTATTATTTCCTGCCCGACTACGTGGCTGTTATCGCCGACAACGACTCAAGTATTCACCGCACCAAGCTCTATTTTGCCATCAAGCCCGAGATACCTGCCGCAGCGGGGGTTCCGTATTCCATCCGAAACGTATTTATTTACCCGAACTATAATCTGTCTACGGCCCGTCAGGATACGAACAAACTTCAGGCTTATCAGTCTGAAGAACAATTTCATATCGTTGACTCCACCCGACGCTTTGATCCACGGCTTTTCCGGGATATTATGGCCGTTCAGCCGGGAAGACGTTATAATAGCCGGGCTCAGGATTTAACGCTTTCACGCTTTATCAATGTTGGTGCGTTTAAATTTGTTCGTAACCGTTTCGACCCGGCTCAACAGGGCGATTCGGCCGTTCTGGATGTTCATTACTACCTGACGCCCTACCCGACAAAATCGGTACGGCTGGAAATTGACGGCACCTCACGCTCCAATAATTTTAACGGAACGCAGGCTATACTTAGCTGGCGAAATCGGAACTATTTTAAGCGGGCTGAACTACTGACCCTTAATGCGAATGCGGGTATCGAATTTCAGGTAGGGGGCGGAGCGCAGAGCATAACGAATTATCGCTTTGGGGCTGATGCGCTCTTAAGCTTTCCGCGTTTGGTGAGTCCAGTAAGGTTTCGCTATGACCAACGACAGGCGTTACCCAAAACAAACGTTACGTTGGGCTATCAGCTCATCAGGCGGGGTGGGCTCTATGACCTGAATTCGTTTCAAACAACGTTTGGGTATGTATGGCGGCAAAACCAACAGATTGAACATGTTTTCCAGCCATTTAATATTACCTATGTCCGTCCGTCGAACATCAGCACTGCCTTTATTGATTCAGCAGCAAACAACCCGTTTGTGTTTCGGCAGTATTACGCCATACAAAATTCAAAGCAGCTTATTCTGAGTACGTTATATACGTTCAATTATAATTCTTCACCGCGTTCAGCGTCGCCAACAACCTTCCGATTATCGGCTAATATAGAGCCCGCTGGAAATCTGGCTAATGTGTTGTTTGATAAGCGGGACGACAATGGTGATCAAATTATCTTTGGTGTTCCATTTGCTCAGTTTGTGCGTGTCGATGTCGATGCCCGTTTGTACCGGAAATTATCGAAGAATGTGACCTGGGCGAATCGCATTTTTGCTGGTTTAGGTGCTACCTATGGCAATTCCAAGGGAATGCAGCTACCGCTGACCAAGCAGTATTTTGTGGGTGGTCCGAATAGTATTCGGGCTTTCAGATCACGGGCTATTGGCCCTGGCCTGTTTACGCGCGATACGCTTCGGGAACTACAGTTATTTCAGGATGGTGGTGGAGACATCAAGCTGGAAGCCAATACCGAAATTCGGGCCAAGTTTACTAAGTTTCTTGAAGGTGCCATTTTTGTGGATGCTGGCAACGTCTGGACATTCTCGAATAACGATATTTTAGGGGCCGAAGCGCAGGCCAAATTCAGCCCGGAATTCTACCGGCAAATCGCCATTGGTACCGGTATCGGTCTGCGTCTTGATCTATCATATTTTCTGATTCGCTTCGATCTGGCCACACCGCTCCGAAAACCGTATAAAACCGATGGAAGTGAATGGGTCATTAATCAGATCAATTTCCGGGATTCGGAATGGCGGAAGCAGAATATTGTCTTTAACATAGCCGTGGGCTATCCGTTCTAA